Part of the Serinus canaria isolate serCan28SL12 chromosome 1, serCan2020, whole genome shotgun sequence genome is shown below.
ACTTTAGGTCATAGGGGTCGTTTGAGGACACAAAGGTTACTTTAGGTCATTTGAGAATTTTTTGGTTTCTTCAGGGGTTACTTTAGGTCATTTGAGACCCTACTTGGGGTCATGAGAGGTCACAATCGGGGTTACTCTGGGTCACAGGGGTCATTTGAGGTCACAGTTGGGGTTACTGCAGGTCATAGGGGTCGTTTGAGGACACAGAGGTTACTTCAGGTCATTTGAGAATTTTTTGGTTTCTCCAGGGGTTACTTTAGGTCATTTGAGACCCTACTTGGGGTCATTTGAGGTCACAATCAGGGTTACTGCAGGTCATAGGGGTCATTTGAGGTCACAATGGGGGTTACTCTAGGCCACAGGGGTCGTTTGAGGTCACAATCAGGGTTACTCTAGGTCACAGAGGTTACGTGAGGTCatttgagtatttttaaattcatttaataACTTAGCTTACTTTCCTTTTACTCTTTACTTGAGTTAGTGTGGGATGACTTGAGCAGGAAGCCCAGTCTGCAGAGACTCTGCCTGTGGCCTTGGGTGTCCTTagcctgcagccaggacagcaggacagcagccaggacagcaggacacgAGTGGCCATCCCACCCTCGTGTCAGGCTCTCCAATGCCGGCAGGTTTGGGTTTCTCAGCTGGAAGAGAagggtgggagctgggcagggtgtCAGGGCTCCAGCGGCTGGCAGGGCTGTCTTTCCTCTCTGCAGTTACTCCCCAcacctcctgcagggagcagacaGAGCAAAGCCACCTTTCAAATGCTCAAAGGTTGTTAGAAAGGGTGAGGGTGGTGATGCCCAGGGTTTGTGAAGCCAGCGTGGGAGACTGATGAGCAGGGACTGAGAGGGAAGATGGGTGCTATAACCAGTCTTTACAAACAGTCTGGGGGGTGAAGGGGCGGTGTCACTGTCTTTGGAAGGCTCTCggtgtccctgctggctgtgggcagcaggtttGTCACCAGCCCTGGCCCCCAGAGGGACGAGGGGCTCTGCACAAGGGGCAGCTCGGAGCTGCACCCCCCGGTGCCCGGCCAATCCCGGGGAAAGGAGGAGGGCGGAATGCAGCCGGAGTTTGGGATGAAGGAGGCGGTGCCCTCCCAAACCCCGCGGGCTGTGCCCCGGTGCACTCTGCCTTCATTCAAACAAAGCTGCAGGACTCCTCTCTGGCTCctgccaaaataaataaattttttaaaaaaccaaactcaggcatttgtgggtttttctggCAAGGCCATGCGTTTATTTCAAATACCCAGCAAGAGCTCAGCTGGACACATTTGTTCCCAAAGTCACTTGGTCCTGCAGTCACCAAACCTCACAGCACATCAAACCAGCAGGATGTTAGAGCAGAGATTTAACCACGATGTTcacccagctctgtcccagcagtgcaggggggctgaggctctgccagctgtgagcacagagcaccAGGGCAGCTGCACCCTGTGGGAATTCCAGTTCTGCtaggcaggaggaggcagccctgcttccctgtcctgcaggtcagctcctcctgcagcagactCTGAAATGTGAACACCCTGGAAGGGATTCCTGTGAGCctgaggtgctccaggcagcagcagagattgCCATTCCTGCCACCCAGACatgccagcagcccagcctggctctgccctgggaatcAGGGCTGGGCCCCAAGCCCACACAGGAGCACAGAGACTCTGCCTGAGCTCCTCTTGTGATCAGCTGGTAAAAGAGAAACAGGGAATATGCAGTCATCAGGTGCTCATGCCAGACATGGAAAGCTCAGGTTTGCTTTGAAATGGATCTTAAATGCTCAAATAAAACAGTTTTAGCATCTTCCTgctctttgaaaataaagttgCCAGTGCAAATGGCACACCCAGTTCCAGTTTGATTCCCAGATGAGGCCACTGATAGTGGAAGTATTCAAGATCCTCTAATTAATGTTACAGAAAACTGTACTTAATTACTTCTTAAGCACTTACATCTGCATAAAGTTGCATTACACTGAATACATCATCATTTAAATCCATTACCTACACATAAATATGTATCAGATTTGCATTGCAAATGTCTCTTCATCCTCTGCTTTGTTAATCACAAATGTCATATCTAAATTACTCCAAAATCTGCAGTTCTGGCTTACTCACCAAATAGTTCCATATTAAACAAAATATGcattataaggaaaaaaaaacctcacaataAAACAGGAGGTGGGGTTCCTCAGGGTGGTGGAAATTATCACCACAGTCACCAGAACGACTCCACTGAAATCAGCTGTCAGGGACAGACTTCATGagacaacagggaaaaaaatatggttcAGTGCTAGAAAAACCTATTTACGAGTGTTTTCTTCAATTTCCATCCAGGATTAGCAAGTGCTGATTTGACTGCTCGAGTGATGAGCTGGAGACGTGAAACCAGTTTGGTGGGGCCTGGAACATTCCCAGTGCAGGATCTGAGCTGGCTGCCTGCAATGCAAATGCTCCTGAGTTAATCCATGGAATGAATTTCTGTGGAGCACGGCGCTGCCTCATCTCAGTTCATCTGAAGGCAAGTTCATAAAAGGCTCCTGTAATTAAATGCAGCTTTCCATGTTCTCTTTCAAATGGAGCAGCCAAAGGAAAGGGCAGAGACattgctctgctcagccccaaCACCCAGTGCAGCCCTCTCTCAGCAGCCACGGGCACAGCAGGGGTCAGCCTGAGCCCTGGGCCATGGGATTGTCCCTGCAACgctgccatccatccatccatccatccatccatccatccatccatccatccatccatccatccatccatccatccatccaccatccatccccccacatcccatcccaccccatccatccatccctcatccatccatccatccatccatccatccatccatccatccatccatccatccatccatccatccatccatcccctctATCCCTGCTGTGTGAAGAACCAGGAGCACCCTGCTGAGCTGGCCCTTCCTTGGCCACTGACCCTGGAAGTCACATGCAGGCCCCAAGGCtttcagctgggaatgctgggattCCAAACCATGCAAATGCTGTTGGAtcctgcaggacagacagacaggacCAGGCTGCATTCCCAAGGCAGCCTGGCAAGGTCAGGGCTTGGCTTTCTGGGCGTGCTGGGAGCCGTGGGCAGcggctctgtgctctgagggGCAGGTGGGGACTGCCTGTGCATTCCCTGGCTGGGTCATTGCACTTTGCATGAGCACAGGGCTTCCTCAGGGTTTGTGCcgagctctgcagaggagatgaGGAGGATACACCAGCTCCACGAGCATCAGAGAGATCCATGGACAGTCCCAGAGGCCTCTGCTGGGGTAGCACAAACTTCTCTGCTCACTGAGTCGTGCTGACAGCTCCAGGCTTCTCCCAGGGCACTCCTTAGGGACACTCCACTCCCCAGGGGagtgccctgctccctctgcccctcagaggtctgggcagggcactgggtcctgcacagcagctccttccctccagcccagcacaggctgctgctgtcccacgccattcctcattcccaaaGAGATGGAGACTGGGCTCTGACCACACACCTGtgtgagagcagctcctgccagccatcagggagcagagatccaagccagcagcaaacagcagggCAACAGCATCGCTCCTCCTGGAGCCAAATTAAGAAGTCAGTGTCAGGTGGGAAGCTCgcaggctgcccctggatccctggcagtgtccaaagccaggctggacggggcttggagccccctgggatggtggaaggtgtccctgccgtggcaggggctggggtggaTGATCCTCAGGGCGCTGTGCCCCCAGAGCTCTCCGTGGGCAGCAGCTACACGTAGGCATGGAcgcccagggctggcactcccgcccggggcagcgctgcccagGGGTGGCTGGGCCTGGCAGCCGTGCCAGCCCGGCTCCAGACGTGGCAGTAcatggctcctgcagccagcagcagggcactgctggcccagCCCACGTAGagggcagcccccagctcccGTTTGAGGGGCGCGGGCACCGCGGGGTCGTAGAAGTCGCGGACGATGCCGCCCCCGGTCCAGGACACGGGCACCAGCACCAGGCTGCCCGTCAGCAGGAAGGCCACCCCCGCTGCCAGGATGAAGGGGCTGACCTGGGGCCCCTCCTTGCTGGGCTGGCTGTACTTGACCCCCACGATGGCCACGAGGAAGGCCACGATGGCCAGCAGCACGGCCAGGCACATCAGGGCGCGCAGGGCCTccagcggcggcggcagcgccaGCACCGAGTCGTAGAGCTTGCACTGCAGCCTGAGGCCCAGCTGGCTGATGCAGTCCATCCAGAGCCCCTCCCAGATGCTCTCAAACACCACCATGTTGGCCTCCACGTAGGCAGACACCCTCCACTGGGGCATGGCCGTGGCCGCCAGCGTGCCCAGCATGCCCACGCCGCCGAAAACCAGCCCGGTGATCTGCAGCACGCAGCATGCCATGCTGCCCcagaggctcctgctgccccagaggctcctgctgcccccaaaGTCACCTACTCACACAAGCCATGGACTCTGGAAAGCTCCAGTGGAAGCTGCAGGACAGCAATGTCTTCTCCAGCGGCTCCCTGGTGCAGCAGCTCGGGTTCCTGGGGAGAGGCTGGCTCCAGCCCGGAGCCCCACAGGTGGAAATCCATCCCTGAGTGCTCCAAGGCCCTGCTATTTATTGGCTTTGAAATCCCCCTGAGTGCAGCCCATCAAGCCGGGCAGGTTTGCAGCCAATGGCAGCCTGGGAGAGGTGGGGCAGGGCTGATTTCACTGCTTCTCACAGGTGCCTGAAGGGCTGCTGTAATTAAGCAAGTGGCAGGGATTCAATTAAAGGTGCCTAATTGCAGGGCTAACAATTTCTTAACTGCAAGATTGCAGCTCTGTTGAAATGCAGTACAGAAGGCCTGAActtcctgctgctgaaatattgtttaaaatggCTCATTACACTTGTTCTTACAACAAAAGCTCCACTTGAGGCTCGAGTGGGGCTCGTTTCCTAAGTGCTGGGAAAACAGCTGATTGTTATTTGCCTTTCCATCAAGCCAACAGGTACTTGGTGCAGCCCTTTAATGGAGATTTCTCCTTCTGATCCAGCACAAAAGACTAATCATGATCTTAGACAGGTACAGGAAAGTCAAGTATTCCAGCCAACATCAAAGCTTCGCTCTTCCAGCTCCAAAATTCACCAGGGCAACAAAGCCAAGAGGAGGCTGAGcttcacagctgctgcttgtgactgcaggagcagaggcaccACAGTCAGGGGACACTCCTCCGGGAGAGCCAGAAGGAAAATGTCCTTGTGTGCCACAGCAGAGGGGTCTCAGTGCCATGGGGGTGCTCTGGGGTGCAGAGGGGGTGCAGGCACAGAgtccctccccagagctgcagcccaggtcCCTGCAAGCCTGGGCAGacaccctggcacaggctgccctgcctCGGGCAGCCAGGACGTGCTGCTGCACCCACCCAGGCTCCTCTCCCACCCCGAGGTTTCTGCCTGACTTGATCTGCTGGCATCCACAGATGTGTGAGGCACAGACAGAAGATGCAGCAAGGCAATTTTTGTTCTCAGCAGAAGTATGTTTGAAGTATGCTCTTGCACATATTTTTGTGTGGCTTTTATATTTAGATGCTAAGTGCCATTTTGTGATCACTACATTAATCCTGTAGTGCAAAACCACAGATGGCACTCTCAGGGGCCTTAATCATTTAATGTAAACTGCTGGCACTTGGAATTGTCTGAATTTCACAGAGCCAAGTGTGCACACTTACCGCAGAATTCAGAAAACTCACACTAAGCATGACTGTGGCAGTATTGGGACAAGGCTTTGGTGACAGCTCACAGCTGGTGGAGAggctgatgtgctgctgctcactccACCTCTTGGAACctgctaaaaaaacccacaagttaaaaaataaacttctcaTCTGGGCCACACCAAAGCCCAAGAAAGGAGTGCTGTGGAAGAAGGACgtgtttgtgtgtttggaaATCTCAGACATTGCCTGTGATGGCTTTAATTTAATTAACTTAATTACAGCTTTAGGTGCCTGCACAACGTGCTCAAAgccaaagccatgaaaaggaaACTGTCCACCCAAACCACACAcgggaaggagggaagggagggagggagggccaGGTAATGCAAATTATTCATCAGAATGTGACATTTCCATGTGGAAAATGCTCCCAAGGGATGTGGGCAATGCAGCTTCGATTCCAAGCAGGAATCTGGTGGGAAAAGGACGTCCTCAGGTGAGGTGTGAAAGAGAGGAACAAACCCATGCCCAGGTTTGTGctcccagggagaggagggcacatccctgctccgcaggcagagaggagccctGTGGTGCAGGAGTTGGGGCACTGGGATCCCTGCCCCAGAGGAGCAGTGGAATCAGAAGCCAGAGGTGGCTCTGCAGGaagctccctgctctggcagcaggaccctgctcccTCACAGGAtcactgcacacagagctggctgttcagctggagcacagcctcCATCGCCTTCCTTTACCTCTGAATTCCCAAACTGCCTTTTGGATCCCTTATTCTAACTCCAGAACCAGAAATCAACTGATGATGGAACATCTCTCGTAAAACCAGCATTTAATGGGTTTGTTTGGACAGGAAAACCCTTTGTGCAGAGTTTCTGggcaggcagcccctgcaggtgagcacagctggagcacagacCGTGCCTGAGGCCCTGcatcccttctcctgcctgatccagctgggaaatcattctcctgggatgctctgggaggggcagcagctgaggccaCGCAGGAAATCACCAGGGCACGCTGCAGGGAGGGTGAAAACTCTCAGAGAAACGGGATTGAAGGGCAGCAATCCACCCAGGGAGTGCCCCGTGGCTGGGAGGGGCTCCTGTGGAGCAGGAATCAGAGCCCTTGGTGGGtgacacccagcagcagcagaggggacacccaggggacactgctgggggaccaggggacacccaggggacactgctgggggacagccaggggacactgctgtgggacatggggacatccaggggacactgctggggacatggggacacccaGGTGACATGGGAtcaggggacactgctgggggaccaggggacactgctgtgggaccaggggacacccagggacactgctgtgggaccaggggacagccaggagacactgctgggggacagggggacagccaggtgacatgggacatggggacagccaggtgacactgctggggaaccaggggacacccaggtgacactgctgggggacATGGAGACACCCAGGTGACATGGGACcaggggacactcaggggacactgctgtgggACCAGGGGGCACCcaggtgacactgctgggggaccaggggacactgctgtgggaccaggggacacccaggggacactgctgggggacatggggacacccaggggacactgctgggggacatggggacactgttgggggacatggggacatggggacactgctgggggacatggggacacccaGGTGACATTgctgggggacatggggacagccaggtgacactgctgggggacatggggacacccaggggacactgctgggggacatggggacattgCTGGGGGACACTGCTGCAGGATGGTTCCTTCTGTTGGAAGCAGGGGGAAGGAGGCAGCGGAGGGAAAGCTCCAGATGGAAGCTTCCATCTTGGAAATGAACAGGGGAATTACACTCAGGGCGGGGGcttggcagaggggacaggactGGACTGAGAGTGTCCAACCCACGGCCAGGAAAGCTGGAACTGAGGGTGAGAGGAGCTGCATCTGGGCACGAGGCCATTGCCAGGGAGGTgagggagcctggagcagccagggagagcagctcctctgacCCTGAGCTTGTTATTCCTCATTCCCTCCCCTGGACACCTCGGGATGCACACGGGGATGAGGCTTAGCAACTCCTCAGGAAGGGAACTGGAAATGAAGGATAACATGCTGCAGCCCTCAGGGGCAGTGGGGGTTTGTTTATCCACCCACAACGTGGGTGTTCTGGAGCTCTGGAATGGAATGGGAACTTCTGGAATGTTCCAGAGGGAGCTTCCACCAGTTGGGCCATAGGACCCTTTCCCTGGGGCCTGCAGGTCACCTGGGAGGGCTCCCCTTCCTTGGGATGCACTGGCCAGAGGAGATgggacagggcagagccccTGGGATCAGCCCTGGAAGCAGCACTGCTCATCCCCCAAATCTTGCccctcagcaggaaaaaaagggttgGACATCATAAACTTCCCATGGAATATTGCAAACAGCCAGTCAAGGTCCAGAACAGGAATGCTGTGCTCCATCAGACACCACAAACTGGATTATGCTCCCAGTTCAGTCAAAGGCAGGAGCCCATTGATTTCTGGGGGTCTGGAGTTACACTTTATTAATTGGCTGCAAAATTCTATCAAAATATTGCTGCTATTGATTGGTTTGAGTCCTTCATTAAATCAATTTGTCTGGAATTACTCATTTTCTACTAGGCTTTGATTCTTTACACCATTGCTTATCAAGGCACCAGGACCTTAATGGGAATAATGTAATTTAGCCTGTTTTCATGGGAGCTGTGAGCAAAAATCAGGGTTGTTTCTGTTCCTTATGTTCCTTACAAACggtgctgctgtgtgtgagggGGCCCCAGCAACAACCTTGGGCTGATTGTACAAAAGATCCCTGCacaaaaacatatatatatattttaaaaaatagatatatattgtcaaaaaataaataaataatgattaaaaaaatatatatacataccACAAGAGTCCTGTGGCCAGCACCCAGTGCTTGtgtgtgcagtgctggaggagaaatGCTGTAAGCCACGAGTTTGCTGCCTCTGGCAGGAGGTTGTGAACGAGCTTGACCTGAATGGGCTGCAAAGGAAATATTAACTTTCCCTGAAAGGAGGATAATTGGGATGTACATAGAGAGCTGTGTTTATTCTCTGAAATAAGGgatattttttcatgtatttcagCTCACCTTCCTCTGCTGGATAAACTCTCCAGGCAACCCTCCATTAAGCCTACAGTAAATCAATCCCTTAgtgaatgcttttcttttaaaccatTATTATCTTGTCTTTATTCACTGTTAGCCCTTCTTTCCCAggcaggaacaaaaaaaaacccccaaaccctcagCTGCTTAACTCAGCTCTTCATTGCAACAGGGCAGAATTCCATGGCATGGTGTAATCTCAAGccctttatttattatttattatatctCAAGCCTGTTTGTCACACAAAATGCACCCcaaagctggagcagagcctcaCCACACAGAGCTATTCCAAGGCACTTCCAAAATAACACAGAGCACTACCAAAATAACCCAGGGTGCTACCAAAATAACCCAGGGTGCTACCAAAATAACCCAGGGTGCTACCAAAATAAGGCACTAGCAAAACAACACGAGGCACTACCAAAATAACCAAGTTACTGCCAAAATAACCCAAGGCACTCCCcaaataacattatttttatagATATAGCATCCCGAGCCCCCTGGGgtggctgagcccccccagccacagccaagggcagcagggggccagggcaggttttcattcctttttttgccAGACCTTGAATCCCTCTggaagagctggaagcagccagAGCCACTTGGGATAAATGGgagcaattattttaaaaatggataaTAAAGAGCCCCAATAATAAACAGccctcagctggggctgtgttcATGCTGAGGGATGGGAAGCcctggtgcagcccctggggtgtgctgggatcaggaatattttatatttatatatatttatacacaccTCTAGACATTCCTTTTGCTGCAGATGGAGCTGTGGAACAGGCAGGGTTCCAGAGATCCCCAAAGGATTGCACATTCAGCTCCTCAGCATGGGGTTTAGGGCACCCAACAaactgttttcctctgcagaaatcaGGAATTTGCCCATGCTGGGAGTGCAGTGGGAAGCCCCAGGAGCTGAGAGAGCCAGACCTGCACAAAGAGTTCAGAAAAACACCACTTCTGTTTAGGAACACAACACCAAAACCCCTTAAATTTATGGCAAGAAGGTGAACTGCCCATTGAGGAgttcttgtctttctttttttctttcctggaaaatgCCAGGTGAAGATGTTGGTGAAAACCAGAACAGCAGAAACCACGGGTAAAAATCTAaggaaaaccccccaaacaGAGAGGGAACAGTGGATCCTTTTTACAGATCCTTATAGCCATGAATGCATGCATGAAGGATCCAGCCCAGgaatgggaaataaaaacccAGGACACTTCTGGGGGCAAGCTGAACTCCACCTGACCAGAGAAAACCTAATTTgttgaacagaaaaagaacaatttagGCTATAACTAGCCAGATATTGAAACCCAagcctgctgctcttcccctgaGGTTCCTTTTTCCCTGGCCACTTGTCCcccttcagaggcagaaagcaaaagcagagctgctggcgtggcaggggcagaggggggaGGCAGGTCCATTCCCAGGGAAcatttcctgctgcccaggggtgTTTGTGGGTGTAAAACCTTGGCTGGCAGGGGAGGCCAAGGGAGCAGCATCCTACAGCTCAGTCTGTCTGTTGTATCCAGAGACTTAcccctcctctgcagctggaaaacatggaaaagggggaggcagggggcctctcctgctgcttctggccCTTGGAGCCCTGGTTTGTCCTTCTGGGTTTTCtgcagcagtccctgctgggTGTCtgggtgcagcactgcaggaaaaccGAGTGAGGAAATGTCCTGGGTGAGCAGGTTcctggaatcacagaacagttcaGGCCAGGAGGAGCCCCTGGACATCATCTcatccagcccaggctgggagctgtgcccttCCAAACCCATGGGAACCCAGCCAAGGCCCATCCCCAGCACCAACAATGCCCCCAGGGCTTCCCAGGGGGTGGAATCCTGCTCCCAAGGAGGGGTTTGAGGAGAGcccagcatttccctgctgggatggattgccagggccagcccaggaGGAAATGGAATTATCcttgcctggctctgcagccccctggcTGCCACTCAGGCCAGGAGGACAAATAAACCCTTCAGCAATGCATCAGGAGGTAAACACCAAAGGGGGCAcaaacagcagggctggctcctccCCGAGGCTGATGGAGCTCTAATTTACAGGACACGGAAAATAATTAGCTGAGCAAATATAATTTAACCATGTTATTGATTAATTTACAGAAGCATTAGGCTTCCACATAAACCCGTGGTAAGATTGTGTCTGCACCAGGGATCCAGTGTTTGTGCATTCTGGGAAGGATTAAGTTTAGGTGCCTTATCTTGCTCAACACCatttttggaaggaaatgtgAGGAAATCTTGTTTGATGTTATGAATTGCATCTGCTTGTTTATAATTAAAACACAGGAGAGGGGCGAGGCAGGActctcaggagctgctgttctcCTCTGCATTCAGACATGTCATTTCATCAAGGGAAATATCAGAAATGCCTGGGAGAAGCTAATCACAGCTCACTGTCAGCCACAggatcctgctgctgtggaggaaaACAGATTTATAATGCAGCCATCAtttcacctctcctttccccctttccccattcccattctgGTAAGGAATGAACACCCCTGAAGGCAGTTTCCAACTTTTCTGTACAGCCCGtgtgttttcctgcctggagctctgccctcctctccAGAGGGGGTGAGAGCTGCAGGCACTTTTATTCTGTGCATTTGGACCTCAAATGTTCTGAAATTATGGGTCAGAAGCATTTGGCAGGcttgggacagggacacagctccaggagaggaTTTCTGTGCTGGCCCAAAGAGGCTCAGCTCCCTGAAGTCCTTGGCTCAGAGCTGAACCCTGGGATGGACACTGCCCAAGCTGATGGGATCACACATTTCCCATCTCTGCACAAACCCCACCATTTGTggcccctctgctccagcccactGGAGGTTACACCACCACCTCACATTCCATTGTCTCTCCTGACAGGTGCCCAGGGTTTGTGTGTGCAGCATTCCTGACattccagcagcctggcagggcactTCATTCAAGATAAAAACCACTGCTTTGGTTAAAAACACACCCATCCATAGAGATAGGATTGTGACACAGGTGGCACTGCCCCAGCATTCCCCCTCTGCAGAAAGCAGGGCCAGGGAATTGTTCCTCTGCCAAGCCAGCCAGGTCAGGCTCCTCTCCATGGTGTCCTTGCTCAGTGACAGCTCCTTGAGCAGCTCCAAGGACAGCAGCCAGAGGGGGAGGTTGGAGgggatgaggaaaagcagagcccttcacttccagccccttccctgcagtgtcccaaaTAATCCTTACCTCAATATCTTGTGCTGAGGCCGTGCTGCCTCTCTTATCTTGTTACACCCTGGTTTTGTATTTGATCTCCATCTCCCTCTGTTCAGCCTGCACCAGCCCCTGGCCTTTTCACATTTAAGgattttctgtctgcagaaatTTCCCGTTAGGAGCAGGGGGGCAAAGAAGTGTTTCTGTGGATAAATCATCACACAGGATCCAACACTGTCtgtaggggggaaaaaataaaagagaaggcTGTTTTAGCATGAATTCATTTTGCTCAAGCCCAAAGAGAACTCGGGCAGTTTGTGTTTGGTTGGATGCAGGCAGGATGGAGGCAGGGCAGTGCAAGGacagcagcccagcaggctccagcctctctcagagctctgggggCCTCGGGAGGGAAcactccctccatccctccaccACCAACTGCAGagccaacagcagctccagggctgccaaATCATCCCCCCCTCacaagagcagctgtgccagagcattTTCATTGCACATCTCAAACAGGCCTGGTGGTTTTTTGGAGGCTTGTTACAAATCCCCTGTCAGACTGCTGGTGAATGTTAATTCTCATTATCCCAAACGCCACGGGATGTCCATTCCATCATGAATTCCTCAGAAAGAGAGCCAGGATTTCAGAGGGGCAGCACCTACAGGAGAAATGGAGGGAGGCTGCTTgcaggggcttggagcagcaggacacagggaagggctgcaaaagggaagagagagggtTGGGATGGGGTTTTGggcaggaattccctgggagggtgggaattggcagggtgcccagagcagctgggatccctggcagtgccccaggccaggctggagcaccctggcaTGGAGGAAAGTGTCCCTGGCATGgcaagggctgggatgggatgagctccaaggtccttcccagcccagagcaatTTCTGtctgagcagaggcagcaatTATTGCACTGAAATACCTGCAAAAATCCACTGTGCAAAGGATTTCCCATGGGTGAGGAGTCCTTGTGCTTCTGTTCCCAGGAATTTGGCCTTGGCTTTGCTGGCTCCATGACCTTCCAgagccctcctccctcccagcagcctgccCCAGCTTCTCTCAGAGAGCCCCAGGGGAGGCTCCCTgtgcagagagagggaaaggtgGCACCCCAGAAATGGACACCTTGCCAAGTGT
Proteins encoded:
- the LOC103818443 gene encoding claudin-8, which translates into the protein MACCVLQITGLVFGGVGMLGTLAATAMPQWRVSAYVEANMVVFESIWEGLWMDCISQLGLRLQCKLYDSVLALPPPLEALRALMCLAVLLAIVAFLVAIVGVKYSQPSKEGPQVSPFILAAGVAFLLTGSLVLVPVSWTGGGIVRDFYDPAVPAPLKRELGAALYVGWASSALLLAAGAMYCHVWSRAGTAARPSHPWAALPRAGVPALGVHAYV